A window of the Synechococcus sp. LTW-R genome harbors these coding sequences:
- a CDS encoding tellurite resistance TerB family protein, whose translation MGQSQLTSAADAFAAIALAAIAADGELSAVEARALRQQLEFRQPFRRFSDQQMGELLDRVLAQLRGSSCEALVKQATPLLSAEQRETALAVAAHLIHADHIETQSELSFLAQLQEVFGLDAIRSASILEVISLLHRDSLAS comes from the coding sequence ATGGGCCAGAGCCAACTCACGTCAGCCGCCGACGCCTTTGCCGCCATTGCCCTCGCCGCGATCGCCGCCGATGGTGAGCTCAGCGCGGTGGAGGCCAGAGCACTGCGCCAACAGCTGGAGTTCCGCCAACCCTTCCGTCGCTTCAGCGACCAGCAGATGGGGGAGCTGCTGGATCGGGTCCTCGCCCAATTGCGCGGCAGCAGCTGCGAGGCCCTGGTGAAGCAGGCCACCCCACTCCTTTCTGCCGAACAACGCGAGACGGCTCTGGCCGTGGCAGCCCATTTGATCCACGCCGACCACATCGAGACCCAATCGGAGCTGAGTTTTTTGGCTCAGTTGCAGGAGGTCTTTGGACTGGATGCGATTCGGAGTGCATCAATCCTGGAGGTGATCTCCCTGCTGCACCGCGACAGCCTGGCCAGCTAA
- a CDS encoding cofactor assembly of complex C subunit B → MPLPARVCLALGVLGLLLCVGNQLSAPELSPALERAGVLASFLSVGLMLVSILWTRAVPVAPERVALEGEQGLELAPVLSEPLRQELGWGSQMLLTATPAGSVLLLWRGRVLLRRGVLADVAFQPGPISERAWSSQKAINLVNLALYPGRQEFRGLPENTPAVIVQPIGEAGLLLVAGWSPRCFTRSDETWIEGWSQKLRTLLELESASFPLPPGPSAEA, encoded by the coding sequence TTGCCACTCCCAGCTCGTGTCTGCCTGGCTTTGGGTGTCCTTGGCCTCTTGCTTTGTGTGGGCAATCAACTCTCTGCCCCTGAGCTGAGTCCCGCCCTTGAGCGCGCTGGTGTCTTGGCCAGCTTCCTGTCCGTTGGCCTGATGCTCGTCTCGATCCTTTGGACTCGGGCGGTTCCCGTGGCTCCTGAACGGGTGGCCCTGGAGGGTGAACAAGGCCTGGAGCTCGCGCCCGTTCTGTCTGAACCACTGCGTCAGGAGTTGGGCTGGGGAAGCCAGATGCTTCTGACCGCCACCCCAGCAGGCTCCGTCTTACTCCTCTGGCGCGGACGGGTCCTGCTGCGACGCGGCGTGTTGGCGGACGTTGCCTTCCAACCGGGCCCCATCAGCGAGCGGGCCTGGAGCAGTCAAAAGGCGATCAACTTGGTCAACCTCGCCCTCTATCCCGGCCGCCAGGAATTCAGGGGACTGCCCGAGAACACGCCCGCCGTGATCGTTCAACCGATTGGCGAAGCGGGGTTACTGCTCGTGGCGGGTTGGTCACCCCGTTGTTTCACGCGGAGCGATGAAACCTGGATCGAAGGCTGGAGCCAGAAGCTCAGAACGCTATTGGAGCTGGAGAGCGCTTCGTTCCCGCTCCCCCCTGGCCCTTCGGCGGAAGCGTGA
- the lptC gene encoding LPS export ABC transporter periplasmic protein LptC — MARTLRSLWLAAGLLLAGCSTAGRQTAQPFAFRALDLRQQDPKGAPAWELKSPEARYDIQRKLAQALKPRGTVFRRGEPSILIAAQRGTVIGDGQAIQLEGAVRITLLGKDPVEITGDTARWLPREELMVIDQRPVALDRRSRISAETAQYFIKRDLVELRGAPVLEHWQDGRQAKANTKGPAPLPLKVKAQWVDWKPEQGDLKAPAVVRGERFEPTEPAKTTDSKTPSPSLVLTAQGLKGNLREGYVDLVAPVKLRRTDGKGWLDAQQTRWAINDQQLSSDKPFNGQFNALQAKGDRFAIDLEKSDVKVSRGCELEQPGERLTATRCIWNWPSGRFEAVDQVVLKRDTYKQVTRAKRLEGKIGDDGTAVFSSPGDRVNSRFTLPPKGQGGAGTKRSPAPIAF; from the coding sequence ATGGCACGCACGCTTCGATCACTCTGGTTGGCGGCTGGCCTACTCCTGGCCGGTTGCTCGACCGCTGGACGCCAAACAGCCCAACCATTTGCCTTCCGGGCCCTGGACCTGCGCCAGCAAGATCCCAAGGGAGCACCCGCCTGGGAACTGAAGAGTCCCGAGGCGCGTTATGACATCCAGCGCAAACTCGCCCAGGCCCTCAAACCCCGCGGGACCGTCTTTCGGCGCGGAGAACCCAGCATCTTGATTGCGGCCCAACGGGGCACCGTGATTGGCGATGGCCAAGCCATTCAGCTTGAGGGTGCTGTGCGCATCACACTGTTGGGGAAGGATCCGGTTGAAATCACCGGCGATACGGCCCGCTGGTTGCCCCGCGAGGAGCTGATGGTGATCGACCAGCGGCCCGTGGCGCTCGACCGTCGCTCGCGCATCAGCGCCGAGACGGCGCAGTACTTCATCAAGCGCGATCTCGTCGAACTGCGGGGGGCGCCCGTGCTGGAGCATTGGCAGGACGGCCGCCAAGCCAAAGCCAACACCAAGGGGCCTGCACCGCTCCCCCTCAAGGTGAAAGCGCAGTGGGTTGATTGGAAGCCCGAACAGGGTGATCTCAAAGCCCCTGCGGTTGTCCGGGGGGAACGCTTTGAGCCGACAGAACCGGCCAAGACAACAGACAGCAAGACACCTAGCCCCAGCCTGGTGCTGACCGCCCAGGGGCTCAAGGGGAATCTTCGCGAGGGCTATGTCGACCTCGTGGCGCCCGTGAAGCTGCGCCGAACCGATGGCAAGGGATGGCTGGATGCCCAGCAGACGCGCTGGGCCATCAATGACCAACAACTCAGCAGCGACAAACCCTTCAATGGGCAGTTCAATGCCCTGCAGGCCAAGGGGGATCGCTTTGCGATTGACCTGGAGAAGAGTGATGTGAAGGTCTCCCGCGGCTGCGAGCTCGAGCAGCCCGGTGAGCGGCTCACGGCGACCCGCTGCATCTGGAATTGGCCGAGCGGTCGCTTTGAAGCGGTGGATCAGGTGGTGCTGAAGCGCGACACCTACAAACAGGTGACTCGCGCCAAGCGTCTTGAGGGCAAGATCGGCGATGACGGCACCGCGGTCTTCAGCTCCCCCGGCGACCGGGTGAACTCACGCTTCACGCTTCCGCCGAAGGGCCAGGGGGGAGCGGGAACGAAGCGCTCTCCAGCTCCAATAGCGTTCTGA
- the metG gene encoding methionine--tRNA ligase, with protein sequence MTYTLTTPLYYVNDKPHLGSAYTTLACDALARFQRLKGEEVLFITGCDEHGQKIQRTAEAAGLSPQAHCDGVSAQYRELWDRWQISNNRLIRTTDPRHEQIVQQFFARVEANGDIVEGRQQGWYCVACEEFKDDPHEAQDPECPIHRKGLEWRDEVNLFFRLSRYQEQIATLIAQPGFIQPASRKREVENFVKQGLRDFSISRINLPWGIPVPGHDGHTFYVWFDALLGYITALLEEGDAPDLDTALSRGWPASVHVIGKDILRFHAVYWPAMLLSAGLPLPAKVFGHGFLTREGQKMGKSLGNVLDPAELLERCGRDAVRWYLLRDIPFGEDGDFQQQRFSDLVNNDLANTIGNLLNRTSSMARRWFDETVPPASQAKASDHPLAQAAAEAKASSLTALENLEFRTAAEAALQLAIAANGYLNDQAPWSLMKKEGTRDQVAEDLYAVLEAARLVALLMAPLLPDLSARMLAQLGQPLADSGADAAFSASWMEQLNWGGLTCGAPLPEPSPVMARLELEAPL encoded by the coding sequence ATGACTTACACCCTCACCACCCCCCTCTATTACGTCAACGACAAGCCCCACTTGGGGAGTGCGTACACGACCCTGGCCTGTGACGCCCTGGCCCGGTTTCAGAGGCTAAAGGGTGAGGAGGTCCTGTTCATCACCGGCTGTGACGAGCACGGCCAAAAGATTCAGCGCACGGCCGAGGCCGCTGGCCTCAGCCCCCAGGCCCACTGTGATGGTGTCAGTGCCCAATACCGCGAACTCTGGGATCGCTGGCAGATCAGCAATAACCGCCTGATCCGCACGACCGATCCGCGGCATGAGCAGATCGTTCAGCAATTTTTTGCCCGGGTTGAGGCCAACGGCGACATCGTCGAGGGACGCCAACAGGGTTGGTATTGCGTCGCCTGTGAAGAGTTCAAGGACGACCCCCATGAAGCCCAGGATCCGGAATGTCCGATTCACCGCAAGGGCCTGGAGTGGCGCGATGAAGTCAACCTCTTCTTCCGCCTCTCCCGTTATCAGGAGCAGATCGCAACGCTGATCGCCCAACCCGGTTTCATCCAACCGGCCAGCCGGAAGCGCGAGGTGGAGAACTTCGTCAAGCAGGGCCTGAGGGACTTCTCCATCTCACGGATCAACCTGCCCTGGGGCATCCCCGTGCCCGGCCACGACGGTCACACCTTTTATGTCTGGTTTGATGCGCTGCTCGGCTACATCACGGCGCTGCTCGAAGAGGGTGACGCACCCGACCTCGACACAGCCCTGAGCCGGGGCTGGCCGGCGTCGGTCCATGTGATCGGCAAGGACATCCTCCGTTTCCATGCCGTCTACTGGCCCGCCATGCTGCTCTCAGCGGGCCTGCCCCTTCCCGCCAAGGTCTTTGGCCACGGCTTTCTGACCCGGGAAGGCCAAAAGATGGGCAAGTCCCTGGGCAACGTCCTGGACCCCGCCGAGCTGCTCGAGCGCTGCGGCCGTGACGCGGTCCGTTGGTACTTGCTGCGGGACATCCCCTTCGGCGAAGACGGCGACTTTCAGCAGCAGCGGTTCAGCGATCTGGTCAACAACGACCTGGCCAACACCATCGGCAACCTGCTGAATCGCACCAGCTCGATGGCCCGCCGCTGGTTCGATGAAACCGTGCCTCCCGCCAGCCAAGCGAAGGCCAGCGACCACCCCCTGGCCCAAGCCGCCGCAGAGGCCAAAGCCAGCAGCCTGACCGCACTGGAGAACTTGGAGTTCCGGACCGCGGCAGAAGCAGCCCTTCAACTGGCGATCGCCGCCAACGGCTATCTCAATGACCAGGCCCCCTGGAGCCTGATGAAAAAAGAAGGCACTCGCGATCAAGTGGCCGAGGACCTCTATGCGGTGCTCGAGGCTGCGCGTCTGGTGGCCTTGCTGATGGCGCCGCTGCTTCCCGATCTCTCCGCTCGAATGCTGGCGCAACTCGGGCAACCCCTGGCTGACTCAGGCGCCGATGCCGCCTTCAGTGCCAGCTGGATGGAGCAGCTGAACTGGGGCGGTCTCACCTGCGGTGCCCCGCTGCCTGAACCCTCCCCGGTGATGGCGCGCCTCGAGCTCGAGGCGCCGCTCTGA
- a CDS encoding FAD-dependent oxidoreductase encodes MPAHSDSASVVVWGGGTGGVAAAIQAARSGANTVLLTPGPWLGGMVSAAGVCCPDGNELSPWQTGLWGAFLRGLAEAEPAGLDQNWVSCFGFRPAQAEALLQEWVASLPNLLWLSSCRALAVERSERLVHSLTVERNGQSQRFACGVLIDGSDRGDLLPLLDLPFRWGWEAQEVWNEPSAPSGARMGSDSFFQDQPVQSPTWVVMGQLTADAPPRPLSDKPLLASPFEQACRSFSLSHTITYGRLPGGLVMLNWPLHGNDWHHGLDRAFTAEGSAESGLFLEMREHSRRFAEALIEVSNGWLSLGEAFPRESGSPGPAFAAMPYWREGRRLIGRQTVIEQDLLPIQSGRTMAPLPFDEAGRLTSIAVGNYANDHHYPGGDWPLAPKSCRWGGRWSGTPFCIPYGALISADLDNVLAADKAFSTSHMANGATRLQPLIFNVGQAAGAAAALSLELGQPPADLPVALLQEHLIADPVAPAGVVPLWDTAWNHPNWASRQRAVLLDPTLLSDSGCWLGGSAEPLLLTRRSSSPLDRAQQCLHGELIPLENGDYAFDLEQPQFGQRRWPVITLEPAVDLWLQRLDQSKSVELLGCFNPWGPWLRVSSVLAWVSGA; translated from the coding sequence ATGCCGGCCCACAGCGATTCCGCCTCGGTGGTGGTCTGGGGCGGCGGAACCGGTGGTGTCGCTGCGGCGATCCAAGCGGCCCGCTCAGGGGCGAATACCGTCCTGTTGACCCCAGGACCTTGGCTGGGCGGCATGGTCAGCGCCGCGGGGGTGTGCTGCCCGGATGGCAATGAGCTCAGTCCCTGGCAGACGGGGCTTTGGGGTGCCTTTCTGAGAGGGCTGGCTGAGGCGGAGCCGGCTGGCCTTGATCAGAACTGGGTGAGCTGTTTTGGTTTTCGACCAGCGCAGGCCGAAGCACTGCTCCAGGAGTGGGTCGCATCCCTCCCCAATTTGCTCTGGCTGAGCAGCTGTCGTGCGCTGGCGGTGGAGCGCTCGGAGCGTCTGGTGCACTCCCTCACGGTTGAGCGGAACGGCCAGAGCCAGAGGTTTGCCTGCGGCGTGCTGATCGACGGCAGCGACCGAGGTGATCTGCTGCCGCTGTTGGATCTCCCCTTTCGCTGGGGTTGGGAAGCGCAGGAGGTCTGGAATGAACCCAGCGCCCCCAGTGGAGCGCGGATGGGCTCCGACTCCTTCTTTCAGGACCAACCGGTTCAGTCCCCGACCTGGGTGGTGATGGGCCAGTTGACGGCCGACGCCCCCCCGCGTCCGCTCTCCGACAAGCCTTTGCTCGCCTCGCCGTTTGAGCAGGCCTGCCGGAGCTTTAGCCTGAGCCACACCATCACCTATGGCCGTCTGCCGGGTGGCCTGGTGATGCTCAATTGGCCGCTCCACGGCAACGACTGGCATCACGGGCTCGATCGGGCGTTCACCGCTGAGGGATCAGCGGAGTCAGGGCTCTTTCTCGAGATGCGGGAGCACAGCCGCCGCTTTGCAGAGGCACTTATTGAGGTCTCCAACGGTTGGCTGTCCCTTGGCGAAGCCTTTCCAAGGGAGTCCGGCAGTCCGGGCCCGGCCTTCGCCGCCATGCCCTACTGGCGGGAGGGGCGGCGCTTGATTGGTCGCCAGACCGTCATCGAACAGGACCTGTTGCCGATTCAGTCGGGCCGCACGATGGCCCCGCTTCCTTTTGATGAAGCAGGCCGTCTGACCTCGATTGCCGTTGGCAATTACGCCAACGATCATCACTACCCAGGCGGTGACTGGCCGTTGGCGCCGAAGAGCTGTCGCTGGGGGGGGCGCTGGTCGGGGACACCGTTCTGCATCCCCTATGGCGCTCTCATCAGCGCCGATCTCGACAACGTGTTGGCTGCCGACAAGGCCTTCAGCACCTCCCACATGGCCAATGGGGCGACCCGACTGCAGCCACTGATCTTCAACGTCGGGCAGGCCGCAGGAGCTGCAGCGGCACTCTCGCTGGAGTTGGGTCAACCGCCCGCTGATCTCCCCGTTGCGCTGTTGCAGGAGCACCTGATTGCTGATCCGGTTGCTCCGGCCGGAGTGGTGCCGCTGTGGGATACAGCGTGGAATCATCCCAATTGGGCGAGCCGTCAACGAGCCGTTCTCCTGGATCCGACGCTCCTGTCTGACAGCGGTTGTTGGCTGGGAGGCTCCGCGGAGCCATTGCTGCTGACTCGCCGCTCCAGCTCACCCCTGGATCGGGCACAGCAATGCCTTCATGGGGAGCTCATTCCGCTGGAGAACGGCGACTATGCATTCGATCTTGAGCAGCCCCAGTTCGGTCAGCGGCGCTGGCCGGTCATCACCTTGGAGCCCGCTGTCGATCTGTGGCTGCAGCGCTTGGATCAGTCCAAGAGCGTGGAGCTCCTTGGTTGCTTCAACCCCTGGGGCCCCTGGCTGCGTGTCTCGTCCGTCTTGGCCTGGGTCTCAGGAGCTTGA
- a CDS encoding ribonuclease catalytic domain-containing protein has product MVESIQGSKVRLRVGFDAKQQVVPQRQLELICPLPAGTSPPQRLGAFPWALNREVLSAAKPRPSAWGSAWLLLQETGDSLDLQEFCDLVYGSTEPIQLSACWLALVGEQQWFRWKQGCVQARRLEELKPLRRERRRQAIAEAAERQWHLLLKQRQPIETSSCSALQLERLELLKQVASGRLELEQLPEGMRQSLSQLHLSQERSQLRHLLVDLGQWDPHQLVSLEGTVWSSGFSEDLLQEAERLEQEANQDQPSDAGRVDLTSQRCVTIDDADTRDIDDGLAIETTAAGTTRIWIHIADPGRLIEAGSPLDLEARKRGSSLYLAKGNVPMFPDNLSTGVFSLRAGQRTAAWSTWAELNDDGSLAAFGVQRSWVKPIYRLSYEDADELIELAPPQDRDLADLEALLGRRRSWRVAQGALQMDLPEGRIRCRDGQAQLEVTEPSSSRQMVAEAMILAGAVTAELAKKRELPLPFRSQLPAELPPKAELEALPDGAVRFGAIKRCLSRGLMGTKPAAHFSLGLPAYVQATSPIRRYGDLLVQRQLAAELPLSEEQLQELVNEIDGAIREGIGIAREDQRHWQQVWFEAQKGQQWRAQFLRWLRPQDNLGLVRIDELAMDLAAECPSGSEPGDALLLRVQAVDSLRDQLRLSASSS; this is encoded by the coding sequence ATCGTCGAATCCATCCAGGGCAGCAAAGTGCGGCTCCGGGTTGGTTTTGATGCCAAGCAGCAAGTCGTCCCTCAACGACAACTTGAGCTCATTTGCCCCCTGCCCGCTGGTACCTCGCCACCGCAGCGGCTGGGGGCATTTCCGTGGGCACTGAACCGTGAAGTCCTCAGTGCAGCCAAACCCAGGCCATCCGCTTGGGGCTCAGCTTGGCTTCTGCTCCAAGAAACGGGCGACAGCTTGGATTTGCAGGAGTTCTGCGATCTCGTTTACGGGTCGACAGAACCCATCCAGCTCAGCGCCTGCTGGCTGGCCTTGGTGGGCGAGCAACAGTGGTTCCGTTGGAAGCAGGGCTGTGTTCAGGCCCGCCGCCTTGAGGAACTGAAACCACTGCGGCGTGAACGCCGGCGCCAGGCGATTGCTGAAGCCGCAGAACGCCAATGGCACCTGTTGCTCAAACAACGTCAGCCCATCGAGACCAGCTCCTGCAGCGCTCTACAGCTGGAACGGTTGGAGTTGCTGAAGCAGGTCGCCAGCGGACGGCTGGAGCTGGAGCAGCTCCCGGAGGGGATGCGCCAGAGCTTGAGCCAGCTGCACCTGAGCCAGGAGCGCAGTCAATTGCGTCACCTCCTGGTGGATCTGGGCCAATGGGACCCCCACCAACTGGTCTCGCTCGAGGGAACGGTCTGGAGCAGTGGCTTCTCCGAGGACCTGCTCCAAGAAGCCGAACGGCTCGAGCAAGAGGCCAACCAAGATCAGCCCAGCGATGCCGGCCGCGTGGATCTCACGAGTCAGCGCTGCGTGACCATCGACGACGCGGACACCCGTGACATTGATGACGGTCTCGCGATTGAGACAACCGCGGCAGGGACAACACGCATCTGGATCCACATCGCTGACCCAGGGCGGCTGATTGAAGCCGGTTCGCCCCTGGACCTCGAAGCCCGCAAGCGCGGCAGCAGCCTGTATTTGGCCAAAGGGAACGTGCCGATGTTCCCGGACAACCTCTCCACTGGCGTCTTCAGCCTGCGTGCCGGCCAGCGCACGGCGGCCTGGAGCACCTGGGCGGAGCTGAACGACGACGGGTCGTTGGCCGCCTTTGGTGTGCAGCGCAGTTGGGTCAAACCGATCTATCGCCTGAGCTACGAGGACGCCGACGAGCTGATTGAGCTGGCCCCCCCGCAGGACCGCGACCTGGCCGACCTTGAAGCACTCTTGGGTCGGCGGCGGAGCTGGCGCGTGGCCCAGGGGGCCTTGCAGATGGACCTACCGGAGGGACGGATCCGCTGCCGTGATGGTCAAGCGCAGTTGGAGGTGACGGAGCCGAGCAGCTCACGCCAGATGGTGGCTGAAGCGATGATCTTGGCCGGAGCGGTAACCGCGGAGCTGGCCAAGAAACGCGAGCTTCCCCTGCCCTTCCGCAGCCAATTGCCAGCGGAACTTCCGCCCAAGGCCGAGCTGGAGGCCCTACCCGATGGAGCGGTCCGCTTTGGGGCGATCAAACGCTGTCTGAGCCGGGGGTTGATGGGGACAAAACCCGCCGCCCACTTCAGCCTGGGCCTGCCGGCCTACGTCCAAGCCACGTCCCCCATTCGTCGGTATGGCGACTTGTTGGTGCAACGCCAGTTAGCTGCAGAGTTACCCCTCTCTGAAGAGCAACTGCAAGAGCTCGTCAATGAGATAGACGGCGCGATCCGCGAGGGGATCGGCATTGCAAGGGAAGATCAGCGTCATTGGCAGCAGGTTTGGTTTGAAGCCCAGAAGGGTCAGCAATGGCGCGCGCAATTCCTGCGCTGGCTCCGGCCCCAGGACAACCTGGGCCTCGTTCGCATTGATGAGCTGGCGATGGATCTGGCGGCGGAATGCCCCAGCGGCTCAGAGCCTGGCGATGCGCTCCTGCTTCGCGTGCAAGCGGTCGACTCTCTGCGGGATCAACTGAGACTCAGCGCATCAAGCTCCTGA
- the rpsR gene encoding 30S ribosomal protein S18 — protein sequence MPTSFFKKRLSPIKPGEPIDYKDVDLLKKFITERGKILPRRLTGLTAKQQRDLTNAVKRARIVALLPFVNPEG from the coding sequence ATGCCTACTTCCTTTTTCAAGAAACGCCTTTCACCGATCAAGCCCGGTGAACCGATCGACTACAAAGATGTCGATCTGCTCAAGAAGTTCATCACCGAGCGCGGCAAAATCCTGCCCCGCCGTCTGACTGGCCTCACCGCCAAGCAGCAGCGTGATCTGACCAATGCCGTGAAGCGTGCTCGCATCGTGGCTCTTCTTCCCTTCGTGAACCCCGAGGGCTGA
- the rpmG gene encoding 50S ribosomal protein L33, which produces MAKNKGVRIVITLECTECRSNPAKRSPGVSRYTSQKNRRNTTERIELKKFCPHCNKSTVHKEIK; this is translated from the coding sequence ATGGCTAAGAACAAGGGCGTCCGGATCGTGATCACTCTCGAGTGCACGGAATGCCGGTCCAACCCCGCGAAGCGGTCTCCTGGCGTGTCTCGTTACACCAGCCAGAAGAACCGCCGCAACACCACTGAACGGATTGAACTCAAAAAGTTCTGCCCGCATTGCAACAAGTCGACGGTCCACAAAGAGATCAAGTGA
- the pheT gene encoding phenylalanine--tRNA ligase subunit beta: MQVSLQWLRELVACDMAADVLAEKLSIAGFEVEEIVDLAARAAGVVVGYVEQREPHPDANKLSVCTVAICADEPLQIVCGAKNVRAGIHVAVATVGAYLPAVDLKIKPAELRGVASSGMICSLSELGLADSSDGIVILDDALDTLPPVGSPVGPLFGLDDQVLELAITANRPDGLSMLGIAREVAALTGASLSLPAAAAPVAASPLPVGIDVQDRIEDGGLFSLTALSGVQVGPSPRWLQSRLERAGLRPINNVVDITNLVMLEQGQPLHAFDADRLARLSENQLDPAAIDLRAARPAEAFTTLDGTEHSLSEDAWVVSYADHAIALAGVMGGQTTAVDGDTTSIWLEAAMFAPQTVRKSARSLGLRTDASSRFEKGLPVEVTLGAADRAVALLQELCGATVQSRWLHQRSEVSKEPLELRRDALHNLLGPVTTEGAEEDLADAEIERILQALGCSLEQAEEGWLVHVPPARAMDLQREVDLIEEVARLVGYDRFASHLPDPIAPGGLTPVQEAERRLRRLLAAAGLQEVCSLSLGPAEAERTGADPSRRVPLANPLLADYSHLRDSLVDELLFAAQRNLKAGRSGFWAFEIGNVFDTTAKGSPQSQHLAGLICGSRQAELWSQSGKPQALDYFSARGLLQSALAGLKLPVEDRRLSEHPLLHPGRAAQIVVEGRPAGFFGQVHPELAEQYDLPPATYLFQLEVTPLLSAATRRNRWQPSFATFATVPASERDLALVVNAETASAQLLNAIRKAGKPLLEQAELVDRYEGEQLAAGSCSQAFRLRYRDPKRTLKDSEVDEAHAKIRAALEKQFGAQLRA, encoded by the coding sequence ATGCAGGTCTCGCTCCAATGGCTCCGGGAGCTGGTGGCCTGTGATATGGCAGCCGATGTCCTGGCTGAGAAGCTCTCGATTGCGGGCTTCGAAGTGGAAGAGATCGTCGATTTGGCCGCCCGGGCAGCCGGCGTGGTGGTCGGATATGTGGAGCAGCGGGAGCCCCATCCCGATGCCAACAAGCTGAGCGTTTGCACCGTTGCCATTTGCGCAGATGAGCCGCTGCAGATCGTCTGCGGCGCCAAGAACGTCCGCGCCGGGATCCACGTGGCGGTCGCCACCGTGGGTGCCTACCTGCCGGCTGTCGATCTGAAGATCAAACCGGCGGAGCTGCGCGGAGTTGCCAGCAGCGGCATGATCTGCTCCCTCTCTGAACTGGGACTCGCCGACAGCTCGGACGGCATCGTCATCCTCGACGACGCTCTGGACACCTTGCCCCCGGTGGGCAGTCCCGTTGGGCCCCTGTTTGGTCTCGACGATCAAGTTCTGGAATTGGCGATCACGGCGAACCGCCCCGATGGCCTTTCGATGCTCGGCATCGCCCGTGAGGTGGCCGCCCTGACCGGTGCCTCTTTGAGCCTGCCTGCAGCAGCAGCCCCTGTCGCCGCATCCCCCCTGCCCGTTGGCATTGACGTCCAAGACAGGATCGAGGATGGCGGGCTGTTCAGCCTGACGGCCCTCTCTGGCGTGCAGGTCGGCCCTTCACCCCGGTGGCTCCAGAGCCGCCTCGAGCGCGCGGGTCTTCGGCCGATCAACAACGTGGTCGACATCACCAATCTGGTGATGCTCGAACAGGGTCAGCCCCTACATGCCTTTGACGCCGACCGTCTCGCCCGACTGAGTGAAAACCAGTTGGATCCCGCTGCGATTGACCTGCGGGCTGCACGCCCTGCAGAAGCCTTCACCACCCTGGACGGCACGGAGCACAGCCTGAGCGAGGACGCCTGGGTGGTCAGCTACGCGGACCACGCAATCGCCCTGGCCGGCGTGATGGGCGGCCAAACCACTGCCGTCGATGGCGACACGACCTCGATTTGGCTGGAGGCCGCGATGTTTGCGCCTCAGACCGTGCGGAAGAGCGCCCGCAGCCTCGGACTTCGCACGGATGCCAGTAGCCGTTTTGAGAAGGGTCTTCCGGTCGAAGTCACCCTGGGCGCCGCTGATCGTGCGGTCGCGCTTTTGCAAGAGCTCTGCGGCGCGACCGTCCAATCCCGTTGGCTGCATCAACGCAGCGAAGTGTCCAAGGAACCGCTGGAGCTGCGCCGCGATGCGCTGCACAACCTGCTCGGCCCCGTTACCACAGAGGGCGCAGAGGAGGACCTGGCCGATGCGGAGATTGAACGCATCCTGCAGGCCCTCGGATGCAGCCTCGAGCAGGCGGAGGAGGGCTGGCTGGTGCACGTGCCCCCCGCCCGTGCCATGGACCTGCAGCGGGAGGTGGATCTGATTGAAGAGGTGGCTCGATTGGTGGGCTATGACCGCTTCGCGAGCCATCTGCCCGATCCCATTGCCCCCGGTGGTCTGACTCCGGTGCAGGAGGCCGAGCGTCGCCTGCGTCGCCTGCTAGCTGCTGCAGGCCTACAAGAGGTCTGCAGCCTGTCCCTGGGCCCCGCAGAGGCCGAACGCACTGGTGCGGATCCGAGTCGGCGGGTGCCTCTGGCGAACCCGTTGCTGGCGGACTACAGCCATCTGCGGGACAGCCTCGTCGATGAGTTGTTGTTTGCCGCCCAGCGGAACCTGAAGGCCGGTCGCAGTGGCTTCTGGGCCTTCGAGATCGGCAATGTCTTCGATACCACGGCCAAGGGTTCCCCCCAAAGCCAGCACCTGGCCGGTTTGATCTGCGGTTCCCGTCAGGCTGAGCTCTGGAGTCAGAGCGGCAAGCCCCAGGCCCTGGATTACTTCAGTGCTCGCGGTCTCCTTCAATCGGCCCTGGCCGGACTGAAGCTGCCCGTCGAGGACCGTCGCCTCAGTGAGCATCCGCTGCTGCACCCGGGTCGCGCCGCGCAGATCGTTGTGGAGGGACGTCCGGCCGGCTTCTTTGGCCAAGTGCACCCCGAGCTGGCCGAGCAGTACGACCTACCGCCCGCGACCTATCTGTTCCAGTTGGAGGTCACTCCGTTGCTCAGCGCAGCAACGCGCCGCAACCGCTGGCAGCCCAGCTTCGCCACCTTTGCCACGGTGCCAGCCTCTGAACGGGATCTGGCACTGGTCGTAAACGCGGAGACCGCGAGCGCCCAGCTCCTCAATGCCATCCGCAAAGCCGGTAAGCCCCTACTGGAGCAAGCCGAACTCGTGGATCGCTACGAGGGAGAACAGCTGGCGGCTGGCTCCTGCAGCCAGGCCTTCCGGCTGCGCTACCGAGATCCCAAGCGGACTTTGAAGGACAGCGAGGTGGATGAGGCCCACGCCAAGATTCGTGCAGCCCTCGAAAAGCAGTTCGGAGCCCAGCTACGCGCCTGA